In Phragmites australis chromosome 24, lpPhrAust1.1, whole genome shotgun sequence, the following are encoded in one genomic region:
- the LOC133908082 gene encoding transcription factor-like protein DPB, protein MVPGARPSGGAANSTSTTGGSSPSDRGGAAPSVSASTPASESTVARRLNGLDIQADDAPSSQPAASKKKKRGSRAVGPDKNGRGLRQFSMRVCEKVESKGRTTYNEVADELVAEFTDPNNNIDSPDPDNPSAQQYDEKNIRRRVYDALNVLMAMEIISKDKKEIQWKGLPQTSMNDVEELKKEIIGMKGRIDKKSAYLQDLQDQYVSLQNLVQRNEQLYGSGDAPSGGVSLPFILVQTRPHATVEVEISEDMQLVHFDFNSTPFELQDDSFVLKAMGLSGKEETDGAQAPVANGGECSSTPNNYWHQSPQPARPRGVRLPTSPPIPGILKGRVKHEH, encoded by the exons ATGGTCCCCGGCGCCCGGCCCTCCGGCGGCGCGGccaactccacctccaccaccggcGGCAGCTCCCCTTCCGACCGGGGCGGCGCCGCGCCCTCGGTCTCGGCCTCGACGCCGGCCAGTGAGAGCACCGTCGCCCGCCGCCTCAACGGCCTCGACATCCAGGCCGATGATGCACCCTCCTCGCAGCCCGCCGCCAG caagaagaaaaagagaggttCACGTGCAGTTGGTCCTGACAAAAATGGCCGTGGATTGCGCCAATTCAGCATGAGAG tctGTGAGAAAGTCGAAAGCAAAGGGAGAACAACCTACAACGAG GTGGCAGATGAACTGGTTGCTGAATTTACAGACCCCAATAATAATATTGACTCTCCAGATCCTGATAATCCCTCTGCG CAACaatatgatgagaaaaatattcGAAGAAGAGTGTATGATGCACTGAATGTCCTAATGGCTATGGAGATTATATCTAAAGATAAAAAGGAAATACAATGGAAAGGCTTGCCTCAGACAAGTATGAATGATGTTGAAGAATTGAAG AAAGAGATCATTGGAATGAAAGGTCGGATTGACAAGAAAAGTGCATATTTGCAGGATTTACAAGATCAA TATGTAAGTCTCCAAAACTTGGTACAACGAAATGAGCAGCTATATGGGTCAGGAGATGCACCTTCTGGTGGAGTGTCCTTGCCATTCATACTAGTACAG ACACGTCCTCATGCAACAGTAGAAGTGGAGATATCAGAAGATATGCAGTTGGTGCATTTTGACTTCAATAG CACTCCATTTGAGTTGCAGGATGATTCCTTTGTATTGAAAGCAATGGGGTTATCTGGTAAAGAAGAAACTGATGGCGCCCAAGCTCCAGTTGCAAATGGAGGTGAGTGCTCAAGTACACCGAACAATTATTGGCATCAATCACCTCAACCTGCGAGGCCAAGAGGAGTTCGGCTACCAACCTCGCCTCCTATTCCAGGGATACTAAAAGGGCGCGTCAAGCATGAACACTAA